A stretch of DNA from Coccidioides posadasii str. Silveira chromosome 1, complete sequence:
CGCCAGCTGGGACGAAAAAGGGTGGTGGAGGTCTCGAAATGAAGGCGGGGTGACAGGCAGGCTGTCAAGATAAGGCCACAAGGATGCGAAGGATAGGGCGCCGTCCGATCCAAGCGAGAGCACCACTGGTGCGATAACAAGTTCATCCAGGCTGCAAAGTCCACGCCGGTCAGCTCAGGCCAGCACGGGAAGATATGGGGGAACGGCGAGAGGAGGTCGAAGCAGACGGAAGGCGAGCAGAACCGGGACGAAGGAGTGCCAAGGCGCCAGGTCGCTTTGGGCTGAGCGCCAGCACGATGACTCAACCGCTCGTATTTACGACCGCGCGGAGCCAAAAGCGGCGCTGCGTTCTAGAACTCGGCCGCGCAGAGCCGCCTTTCTGCTGCCAGCCCTGCCGCCCGCGCCTTTCCCAATGCGAATTAATCGCGGTGCTGCTTTTGGCCGGCGACAATCTCCTCATTATAAATCCGATTTCTCCGCTTGCCGCCTGATTGCCTGGTCGTCTTTTTTTCGCCGCTCCGACCGTTCGTGCGGGCTGGAAACGGCGGTGATGACATTCCAACCACTTTGCCTGTGTCCAGTGACCAACGAGCAGCTCCTCCAGCGCCATCCAGCGCAAACCCTGCTCGGCTGGCACTGACCCCGGTTCGACTACGGAACGTCTGCTTCCGCCCTCGCGGTGTCGGATTCTCGTGTTTCACCGGAGTAACATGTTACTTTAAGATTTGGCGTGTGGGTTCACCCACTGTTTCAACCCAACATTGGGAGTGTTTGCGACACCGGCGCATTAGGTATATACgcagtactccgtacccaaGTTCCATTCAAGACGGTGGCTGGCGATGCAGTCGAGCTCGAACTCCCACCGAGAGATCGGGATACCGAGCCTACAACCCTCTCCAGGCATGTGCATGATCTTGGAACCCTTTAAACCCATTGAGATGGAAACTCTTGTTGGGAGTTGACAGCAGCCGGGACTCGCCGGATTTACCCCCTGTAGTCACAGCAGGGATAAAAAGTCTCTCCCCGGACATCTATCAGATCGAAATATGCGAGGGACCACTTCCCAACAAATGTTGGGAAGCCGGGACCCATGGAGACCGATATGAAATACTTAcgtccgtacggagtatatattAAATGCAGCTGCCTTGCTCTGGACATTGGCCAGAGTCTCTAACGGTCGTGACAGGCGCGCCTCTGCTGATTATGGCTGGCAATATTGAATCTctcttctgtttcttttcttttttgttttttaacCAAAAATTTTACGTTCCTTTCGTTACAAGGTTTTGGCATTGCCCAGCTGTAAAACTGTAGCCGCAAAATACGCACATGATAAATACTTTGCACGGACTATTGCGTGGTCAGTATTTCCCGATCCTGTATGATGGATGCTTCTGGTCCAACGAAGGGCAATACCTCCACTCGAAAAACACGTCCGATGGAGATCACTTTGGCGAGTGGCGAAAGTCATCCCGAGTAGTGattatactccgtacttcatGGGAAATGCTCTCAATTATGCTGCAAAGAGAGCACATTCATCTCAACATCCGTTCAAAACAAACCCCAACCGCCAAAAATCACCCATATCTGGCATCCTTATCTCCGCCCGCTTACAGGCTTTTGTCTCACCAGCTTCATGAGGACATATCACCTCGTTCAATGGCGACCAATGTTCCTAGCATGCGGCAGAATTTGGGACAGATTGATGTATAGTCGAATACTTGCCTACAGCTGAGGCAATTTCGTCACGCATGTCGTAGAGTTGGAGAGGAAATCTCCAAATATGCCCAGATGCTACCTTTCAATGGCCTTCTCTACGGAACCGTTGGCTACCATGCTAGTGACTATTTCTCAGAGACACTTGTCTCCAAACGCGCTCGACACAAAATCATCCGAAGCCTCCGTCGTCGATGCAGGAACTTATCACGTTCCCCGATATGTAGGCAGAAATAAAGGACGTCTCTGAACGCCGTATATGTCGGCTCGATCGTGTTCGAATGTAATTGATCGAGTGCTGGATCTCGCTGCATCATCTCCCCTGATGTCGTGGATTTCTGCTGTGGTGCGGGCTGGACGCCACCGACGCCAAAGTGTGGATTCGCGCTGCTGATTGGCTAGAAGGGGCAAGAATTTGCAAGCAGTGCAAACTGAAGTGCACGTGCCCAGGGTGTTCGTCCGCCGAGTCCACGATCGATCCAACGGCCCATCTTCTCCACGCCTATCGTCGAACAGAGTCGAACCGCATCGGGAGACAAAGGTGCTTGTGCCTTCGTTCACAGAGTCAGTTGCATTCTAGCTTTGGCGAAACATTAGTTAAAGTGCTGTCACAATGAGTACAGACGTTGCCACTTTGGAGAATGAAGTCAAGGAATTCAAGCTCCAGGTAAACTGACCTCCCCAGACTTATCAATCAGCGACTCCGCCTCCCATCTTGTGAGTTCTTCTGTAAGGCTAACGGCTGGTCTCTAGCTTGAATCTGTTCAATCAAGCTTGCAGGTAGACCCAGACAATACAGAGCTTCAGAGCCTTAAGACTGAGCTTGAAGAACTTATATCACTCACCGAACAATCTATCGCCGAACTACGACCCTCCGTTCCTGAACCTCCCAAGGGAAAGCCATCACACCCCCCCGTGAAGGAGAAATGGTCAAAGGAGAACCATCCGGCGTACCAAGCCGGTTATCGCAAACCTGCCCCAGAGACCCCTCCAGCAGAGGAGTCTCAGTCCTCGACGGTTTCGTTTTCCGTTAACGACAATGTACTCGCCAGATGGGCATCCGGAGATAACGCTTTCTATCCGGCGAGGATCACATCGATCACAGGCTCCTCCACTAATCCAATCTACATTGTCTCCTTCAAGTCATACTCCACCACCGAAACCTTAACCGCAAAAGACATTAAGCCTATCTCTAATAATGACACTCGGAAACGCAAGGCTGATGGGATATCAGGAACCCCAGGCCCGCAGTCCCTGCCGGCAAACTCCAGCGTCATATCCGCTGCCGCTGATATCAACCCTGCCTTGGCCAGCAAGGCCCGTACTGAAGGCGTTAAACCCGCTGATGGGTCGCGTCCCGCGAAAGTGCCTCGAAAGGTTAAGGGAAAGAGGGATTTAGAGGCGGGAAAGGCCAAGTGGCAGGACTTTGCCAGCAAGGGTAAATTCGGAAAGGCCACAAAAAAGGAGAGCATGTTTCGTACTCCAGAAGGAATCAATGCTCGAGGTGAGTTTCGTTTCGTAATTCTGAATATTTGCGGCAACGTTGCGCGCTAACACTTGTTTTCAATATAGTTGGCTTCACCGGATCGGGCCAGCAGATGCGTAAAGACCCCACGAGAAGTCGACACGTATACCAGCAGGAAGAAGATACCTATTAGACTCCAGCGATCCTTCATTTCCTTCTTCAATGCCCGCCTAGCGTTTACCTGCACGGAATTCCAATGACGCTACACTCTTTAATCCTTACCACGAAGcgagaagcaaaaaagaaccaAGGATCCATGGAGCActgttttcttttgcttaAGTTCCTGCAGCTAACTTCACTACCTGATTGGTGCAGGACCAGTTATCATAATACCTTCCGGAGTCCACGTCTTCCTGGAGTTCAGTTGTCGCTGGCGTTCCCATAGGCGTCTTTTTATTGGCGCGGTTTCGAGGGTAATAAATCTAGTATGAGTATTTTGTTGTCCCTCATTGCTACAATTCTTTGATTATGATAGTTCCGTTGTGCATCAGGAATCTAATATCAGACAGTGCATTGGCGGCCTCATTGTTATTATGTACCTGGAAACGGTTTGTGACCCCGTCACTCGGGTGGAGCCTCCAGGACCATCGCTGTGGCCTCCTCATGCCTCCTGGTGGCGGGTAAAAAGCTACCCAATCACCCCCTTCTAGTCTCGTCCACCGAATATCGACCAACATTCTAGATTCTCCAAAGCTTCCCAACATGCGAAACCATTAAGATAGCTTACAATGTAAAAATTATGAAACCTATGGCTTTTATCGTTGCATCTACGCTGGGATATAAATCCTGCTATCAATGGATACTCTCGGATTTGCGTCGCCCAAAACAATCTTCTGGACATGGCGTGGTCAAGAACTCCAATCCCGAAGCCCTTCCAATTCTTCATTTAGTCCAACCGTAATGGTTCCCATGAATAGCTTATACCTAATCCACATATTCCGTTTTAATTCCTAAACAACCTAAGCCCACCCTCCTCcatatcttcatcatcactgGCCACTCCATTCATGCCTTCGTCCTCGGATTCCTCTCCAAGCACCTCTCTAGCGCTTCTCCCCAACAATGATGCGAAAAACTCCTCTCTCGCCCTATCACCCCATGACCCTCTCTCCTCTGGCGCCATGAAATTCTGCAGCTTCTCATGGACATTGTACTTCATTTTCCTACCCTTTGACGCCTTCGTATCCACAGCGCGCTTGACCTTGTCTTTCCGCATTCCTGTAGTAGGGTGGATGGATAAACCCGTCAGTCGGGACGGAAGCTGGGAGTCGAGAATACCGGCGGAAGCGGACGACGACATGCGTTGCTCGACAAGGTCGCGGAGGAGGGACTGGTAGAATGCGGTGTCGTTATAGACGATACTTGAAGGCGTTTGGGCCTGGATGTCCCCGTTTCTCTGCGGGTGGGTGGTGTTTGCTGATGTTTCGGTGGCGATGTGGGCATCTAGAACGGCGGTGATGGTTTGATGGTCGGAATTTTTGGCGAGGAGTTTGTTTTGGTTGGACGGTAGGGCAGCACGGATGCCGCGGGCCTTGAGGGACCATTTGTCCAGCACAGCGCGGCGATGAGGGAGAAACTGAACTTCTAGATCGTTCATCCGGCTCCATATCTCCGAGGATGGTGTGTCTGGGGCGATCGGCGTTCGTTTGCGTTTTTTGGAGGACGTAGAGCTGTCTTTGAAACGAGAATCGGCAAGTGTATGGCGCAAGTCATCCAATGCGTTCCATAGAGCGAGTGCGGCCGCTTCAGCGGATTTGATTAATTCCGCATGTGTAGAGACATCCACTTCAGCGTCGGGGGGAATGCTATTGATCGAGGTAATACCCTTCTGTAGCTTTATTCGGCTGTTGAGAAGTGCGTCGAATGCGCGTCGTTGTCGTTTGACGGCAGCACCCTTCGCAGCATCAGCTTTGGCTGCTTGAGATATGGATGCGGCCACAGCTTTATGGTCAGATGCCATTAGGCGGCGCAGCTCATCCCGTTCGTCAGATACGCCCGCTGCTCGGCGAGAAGGGTTCTCCTCTtgctcttcatcttcctcatcTGCCTCCTCGTCGTCCTCCAAATCGTCGCTGTCCATTTCCTCATCCTCGTCTCCTCTTCCGTGACTTCCACCCATGCTGTCGTCATCCAAATCGTCCTCCGGTCCAGATATCTTGGAATCATCTGAATCCTCGAGGTCCTCTTCGCCTAATCCGAACGGTCCATCTTCGTTGTCGCCCGCGTCCAGGGCATTTCTGCTAATCCGAGAGCCTGCATATTCGCGTCCGAGCTCGATCGGCAATGGCTTGCGGAGTTTACTCTTCCTGCACGAATCGCAGAATGTCAGTTCCAGATATTTGAAAAGTTTGTCGGGAGATAAGCCGTACCCAACAACTTCATAGTGTTCGCGGCCAGAAATCTCtaaatcttcttcatccccAGATATTTGATCCTCATCATCGCTAGTCTGTCCGTGATCATTTTGATCTTCGGGATCAAAGTCTGCGACGGCGTTAGTTCTGCTTCCGCTGGGGGGTTCACGGTTTGCGACGAATACCTTTTGGAGTCGGGTCATCGAGATCAGCAATCTGTTCGGCAAGCGATTTTGTCTTCTTTTTAACTCCTACCATTGTAGCGcggaattttttttttctttctcggGGGCGTCAGAACTGCtctgttttattttcctccgaaatataaatataatttTTTTAGTTTTTGGTGTTGCAAAAGCTCACTCGGGAAACATTCCCTGATTGGTGCCCGTGTGGGCTTGAGGAAAGCTAGCCGAGCACCAGCACGCCGCCGAGCTTGACGGAGCTCAAACACGAGTGTCGAACGGCCGCTGCAGATGAGATGGAAGGACTCGAGCGCGAATATCTGATAATTGTAAAGGAATGATGCGTCGGAGATTCTTTTCCACTCTCCGACAACTCCAACATGACAATCCGCTGGTAGATTTCCCCTTCCAATTGGTCCGATCCATTTTTTTCTAACGCCAACATCTTGAAAGGGCCTCCCGCGCTCCGGCACGCCGCCATCCTTCCCGCGCCGTCGTGGCCTGCCTGAGAAAAGGAAGATTCGCGATGTGAACAAGGTGATAGCGGTCTCGTCTGCTAAAGGCGGGGTCGGTAAATCGACAATTGCTGGTAGGGTCCGTTTGCTGAGGAACCCTTTGCTCTACGCCGCGTTCTTCGATGGGGATAGGACCCGAATGCTAATGGTTGCATTGGCAGTGAATATTGCATTGGCGCTTGCCAGGCGTGGAATTCGCACTGGCATTCTTGACACGGATATTTTTGGGCCTTCGATACCCACGCTATTGAATCTCTCTGGAGAGCCGCGGCTTGACGATAGTGCGTTTCTCCGtatatatcttttcttgCGAGTGGAATGAACAGTACATTGACCAGATTTTCACAGAGAACTGCCTTGTTCCTCTCACGAATTATGGCCTCAAATCCATGTCCATGGGCTATCTTCTCCCTCCACCACCCCCAGAGTCAACAATCACCACCTCCGATCCCAACATACCGCCCATGGACACAACCCCTATCTCTTGGCGAGGACTTATGGTATCAAAAGCGATGAACCAGCTACTCCACTCCGTTTCATGGGGCCCACTGGACGTGCTCATCCTCGACTTACCTCCCGGAACGGGAGACGTGCAACTGACCATTAATCAAGAAATCGTAGTGGACGGCGCAGTGATTGTGTCTACACCACAAGATATCGCACTTAGGGACGCTGTCAGGGGTTACGGCCTTTTCGAGAAGATGAACGTGCCCGTTTTAGGTATGGTGAGGAACATGGCCTTTTTCGCCTGTCCGCATTGCGGTAAGCAGACGAGAATATTCTCTCGAGGCTCAGATCCTAAAGGAGCCCAGGAGGATACAGCTGGGCATGCTCATGATACTAGTGGCGTTGTGGCGACTTGTAAACGCCTAGGCATTGAGTTTCTGGGAGATGTTCCGCTGGATGCTAGGGTGTGTGAAGACGCTGATCGGGGTGTTCCCACCGTCGTTGCCGAAGAGAGCGATGATAGGAGCGTGCGACGGAGTGCATTCATGAGTATCGCTGAAAAAGTTGCTAGGAAGGTTGGACTGGAATGGAAATGATGGATTCGGAAACACGGTGTGCCCGAGTTTCAATAGGCTCCATCTGAACATCCTTTCTCTTCGTGCAAGAATGCTGCTTGAACGAACGATGAGTGGTTTACAGGTCGAAGTGACGCCCACCCTGTCCCCAGCGCCCTTCTTGTACTAGGTGGTAGAGGGTTTCTACGAACGCTGGAACGAACTTGTACGATATGTAAAAATAGTCAACTCCAAGCATGTAACTCCATTAGCTATATCACAACGTATTCCGATATTAATATCCAAAATATTCACGAAACTAAGGTCGATACCGAAATTTAGAAACAGATTATTCTCGAGCGACTGTATATTTAACCAATTACGGGGTGCTGGCCGGAGAAATCTCTAAAACGACCTCGATAAAGCTCACTCGGCCTATCCTTAATAGCTTTAGGATCTCGTCCTCGTCGCTCCAATGCCAACTCGTTCATCTGAATAAACACTCGAATATCCGCTTTCGTCATCTGTTTTCTCAGCATCCCCGTTGACCTCGCCTCGGGATCGCGACGCAGCACTTATATTGCCACTGGCCGGAAATGAAGGGAACGGCTCTGTCTCAGAAGGGTCTCTAGCTCTGGTGGAATTAAACTCATCTGCTAACTCTTTCCCCTGATAGTAGTATTTTGAGGACCCTCGCGCTGCCCCAAAATTGGCTTGAGTTTGGCCGCTACGATGAATAGACCCACCTGACCTTGCGGCGGCAAGTGGCGCAGGACGTTCAACATCATGGTCATACCGGCTGGAGTGGTTTTGATCACTTGTCTGCACGGCGTGGCGCCTCCGACGCTTTGTGTCGTCCACTACCTCTCCACCGTTGGCGGGCAAGTCATCCTCATGTGCAACGTTAGATTTCGTGCGTGGTTTTCCTGGCTCTCGTCTACCTGAGAATGCAGATAGCGATTCGCGTGGTGTTTCCCACTCGAGCGAGGATGCTGATGCCTGGACAGGAGAGACGGGTGATATCACACCTTGAGCATGACGGATAGCTTTTGTGCTGgctttgtcatcagggcgCCGGCGTTGCTGAGAGTCTCTGCGCTTGACGGACGCTGCACGAAGAGGGCTCCTGGGCGGGACATAACCTGGATGTGGGTGAAGGTCATCTATCGTCTCTGGTGGAATAGAAATGTCGGTTGCTTTCCTGTCATTGGTATCAGCGTTGACTTCGCTCGCTCCGTCGTTTTGGCGAGGTGAAGAGTCGGAGTATTTCGATGAGGCAAGCGACGGCGCTTTACGAGATGACACTTTTTCTGAAACGTCTCTCTGGGACTCATTCGATTGCCCAACATCCGTCACTACCCTGGTTTCACTTGCGCGCCTGGGAAGAGGAGCCCGAAAACGACCTGCGTACTCCCCGCTCTCTCTGAGAACTGCTTCATCGTGTTTATTTGCAATTGAATTCCAGAAAGCCAATGCACGATTCTTCTTCGTGGGTTTTCGGATTTTTCGGATAGAAATACCCCGTCTGGCCGCTGCAGAGCTCGGTGGCGGTGTTTCACCAGGGGCGAGCTCCTCAATACCTAAGAGTAGCTCTTCTACCCGCCTCTTTAATATTTTGCGTCTCAATCTAGAATACTTATTATCCCACTCTTGCTTCGCGTTCAACCACCTCCTTACGGGGCCTACTTTAGGTTCTCCGATTTCATCAGGAGAGAGGCCGAGGGCTGGGAGGTAAGACTCATCCGGTAATGGGCGAATATTGCCGTGACCATCAATCAATTGGCGGATCATGTGGTGACGAAAAGGCGGGAGGGGACCCCCAGCTTTTCCAACAGATCTGCAACCCTGCTGTTGCTCAAATAGGGCTCGCTGTTGGCCACCAGGATAATCGATATCTCCGCTCGAGGACGTAGTCCAGTCAGGAATCTCAATGCTCGATTCTTGCGCCCGGGAGAGCGCCCAAGCTCCAAATTGTGCAATTGAACGATACATATACTTTGCCGCCTGCGTAAAACTGAGAGTGGGAGCCACATGACATAGGTTCTCCCAGACCTGCAATTGCACGTATGTAGGTTTATACTTGTCGATTATCTTCCGCTCCGGGTCATGTCGGTTCAAGTACTTCTCGCTTGGAGGATAGGCAGCGGGATTAGCGGCTTTGTGAGCAAAGTAAATCTGTTCGTCCCTAAGCATCTCACCGCCGCCAGTAAGAACTAACAGCGGAGGCAAGCCGCCAAGTGACGGCTGCAGAACGGGAGAAACGAGCGGGTGAGATAGCATCTCGTTAGGCGTGTACATATGAATCTGATCTTTCAGCTCTATCATCACTCCGTCCATCTGAACCGTGAGGAGATGGTCGGGGTGCGGATGCCCCCGCCCGTTCTGGAAGATAGCTGCGTGGTGCTCCGGTAAGGGTTCGAGATGACCAGCTTGGGTCGTTGCGGTTGCTTCCCGGATGAAAAACTGCTCAATGGCCCGTTCGTCAACGGAAGTAGTACTATCCACCACGGGTGGTGAATTTATGGCTTGTAAGATTTTCCCCGCACATTTCGATACGACACCGATTTCGTCGGCATTCGGCGGTGGCCACGCCATGGAAGGTCGTTGCATGAAGCCGTACTTAGGCAAATAATCTTCAGTTCCAATATCATTCATGCTGGGGAATGAATGGGTCAAATCGAGCCACGGGGATATCAATATTCCTCCCACAGGTAGGGGCATTTTTTGGTCGCGTAGGATTACGAGCATCCTATTTCCGGGTTAGCCAAACCATTGAATTGCCTTGGTTATACTTACGATGCCACCATTCCGCCTCCAGACGAGTCTCCGGCAAATATGATCTCTTCAGGGCTATGGAGGGTCAAGAGGTATAGATAGGCCGCCAAACAGTCTTGTAAGCCGCAGGGAAAAGGGAATTGTGGCGCCAGACGATATCTCGCTGTTTCTGGGTGAGTAATTCGAATTCAGATGGTCAAATAAAAATTGATAACTCACTATTAGCACGTCAGTATCAGCGTTATTCATAGTCAATGACCATAGTTAAACAACTCACCGAGCAAACAGCCTCGCCTTGAGCTTCCTGGCATGCCTTTGCAGCTGATATCGATGCGTATCGACGCTTCCAAAGTAGTACGCTCCGCCGTGCACGTAGAGGATAATTCGCTTAGATTTTTGGCCTAAATTTCTCCTCTGGGCGTAGTCGCTTTTCATCTCGATCCATTCGGCGTATAGCGCGACATCATCCCCCCTCCACTGCCACCATGTCTTGCCTCCCACACGATCGACACCGCCGGGACCAAGTTCCGCGATGATCAAATGTCCTGCGGAAACGAGATGCTCGGCAGGAACCACGACGTTGGATTGTTTGACCCAGTGGGGGGATGGGACACGCCGGGCGGTGAAGGCTTGGAACTCCTCCACCGTATGATGCGAGGCATAGTACATGAACCGGCGGATGATCTCCAATCCTTCATGGTAGGATAGACGATTTGCGGGCTTCTGCTTGGGTGGTTTTCCTCCAAAGACCTTGCTCCAAGGGCGTTTAGGGtcagttaaaaaaaaaaggggggccAGAGGTTGGGTTGCTGCGCGGGGAAATGGACCTACATGCAAACACCAGGTTTTCAGAACAGTAGGTGCAATGACCGAAGCAACGGTGATTGTGTTGAAGGGCATTGTCGGCGGTTTAGGACTCCCAAGGCCTCACCGTCGCAAGCATTCAGGGGGGGGGAGTTCGAAATTCGATCTCTTATATATAGGACGGAAATGCCGACAAATAAAACTAAACAGGAAAAATTCTGCAGGCCATCATCGTTAAGAGAGTTAAGACAACTATATACAGCCAAGACCAGCGGCTTGACGAGTAACCAGGCAAAGCGGGCATTTCTC
This window harbors:
- a CDS encoding uncharacterized protein (EggNog:ENOG410PH53~COG:A~BUSCO:13092at33183); translated protein: MSTDVATLENEVKEFKLQLESVQSSLQVDPDNTELQSLKTELEELISLTEQSIAELRPSVPEPPKGKPSHPPVKEKWSKENHPAYQAGYRKPAPETPPAEESQSSTVSFSVNDNVLARWASGDNAFYPARITSITGSSTNPIYIVSFKSYSTTETLTAKDIKPISNNDTRKRKADGISGTPGPQSLPANSSVISAAADINPALASKARTEGVKPADGSRPAKVPRKVKGKRDLEAGKAKWQDFASKGKFGKATKKESMFRTPEGINARVGFTGSGQQMRKDPTRSRHVYQQEEDTY
- the BFR2 gene encoding rRNA-processing protein bfr2 (BUSCO:297145at4751~EggNog:ENOG410PKUD~COG:K,U~BUSCO:8562at33183), with the protein product MVGVKKKTKSLAEQIADLDDPTPKDFDPEDQNDHGQTSDDEDQISGDEEDLEISGREHYEVVGKSKLRKPLPIELGREYAGSRISRNALDAGDNEDGPFGLGEEDLEDSDDSKISGPEDDLDDDSMGGSHGRGDEDEEMDSDDLEDDEEADEEDEEQEENPSRRAAGVSDERDELRRLMASDHKAVAASISQAAKADAAKGAAVKRQRRAFDALLNSRIKLQKGITSINSIPPDAEVDVSTHAELIKSAEAAALALWNALDDLRHTLADSRFKDSSTSSKKRKRTPIAPDTPSSEIWSRMNDLEVQFLPHRRAVLDKWSLKARGIRAALPSNQNKLLAKNSDHQTITAVLDAHIATETSANTTHPQRNGDIQAQTPSSIVYNDTAFYQSLLRDLVEQRMSSSASAGILDSQLPSRLTGLSIHPTTGMRKDKVKRAVDTKASKGRKMKYNVHEKLQNFMAPEERGSWGDRAREEFFASLLGRSAREVLGEESEDEGMNGVASDDEDMEEGGLRLFRN
- a CDS encoding uncharacterized protein (EggNog:ENOG410PJTC~COG:D~BUSCO:9842at33183); the protein is MMRRRFFSTLRQLQHDNPLGLPRSGTPPSFPRRRGLPEKRKIRDVNKVIAVSSAKGGVGKSTIAVNIALALARRGIRTGILDTDIFGPSIPTLLNLSGEPRLDDKNCLVPLTNYGLKSMSMGYLLPPPPPESTITTSDPNIPPMDTTPISWRGLMVSKAMNQLLHSVSWGPLDVLILDLPPGTGDVQLTINQEIVVDGAVIVSTPQDIALRDAVRGYGLFEKMNVPVLGMVRNMAFFACPHCGKQTRIFSRGSDPKGAQEDTAGHAHDTSGVVATCKRLGIEFLGDVPLDARVCEDADRGVPTVVAEESDDRSVRRSAFMSIAEKVARKVGLEWK
- a CDS encoding uncharacterized protein (EggNog:ENOG410PFB2~COG:V), which translates into the protein MVASMLVILRDQKMPLPVGGILISPWLDLTHSFPSMNDIGTEDYLPKYGFMQRPSMAWPPPNADEIGVVSKCAGKILQAINSPPVVDSTTSVDERAIEQFFIREATATTQAGHLEPLPEHHAAIFQNGRGHPHPDHLLTVQMDGVMIELKDQIHMYTPNEMLSHPLVSPVLQPSLGGLPPLLVLTGGGEMLRDEQIYFAHKAANPAAYPPSEKYLNRHDPERKIIDKYKPTYVQLQVWENLCHVAPTLSFTQAAKYMYRSIAQFGAWALSRAQESSIEIPDWTTSSSGDIDYPGGQQRALFEQQQGCRSVGKAGGPLPPFRHHMIRQLIDGHGNIRPLPDESYLPALGLSPDEIGEPKVGPVRRWLNAKQEWDNKYSRLRRKILKRRVEELLLGIEELAPGETPPPSSAAARRGISIRKIRKPTKKNRALAFWNSIANKHDEAVLRESGEYAGRFRAPLPRRASETRVVTDVGQSNESQRDVSEKVSSRKAPSLASSKYSDSSPRQNDGASEVNADTNDRKATDISIPPETIDDLHPHPGYVPPRSPLRAASVKRRDSQQRRRPDDKASTKAIRHAQGVISPVSPVQASASSLEWETPRESLSAFSGRREPGKPRTKSNVAHEDDLPANGGEVVDDTKRRRRHAVQTSDQNHSSRYDHDVERPAPLAAARSGGSIHRSGQTQANFGAARGSSKYYYQGKELADEFNSTRARDPSETEPFPSFPASGNISAASRSRGEVNGDAEKTDDESGYSSVYSDERVGIGATRTRS
- a CDS encoding uncharacterized protein (EggNog:ENOG410PFB2~COG:V), producing MPFNTITVASVIAPTVLKTWCLHVFGGKPPKQKPANRLSYHEGLEIIRRFMYYASHHTVEEFQAFTARRVPSPHWVKQSNVVVPAEHLVSAGHLIIAELGPGGVDRVGGKTWWQWRGDDVALYAEWIEMKSDYAQRRNLGQKSKRIILYVHGGAYYFGSVDTHRYQLQRHARKLKARLFAR